In Zingiber officinale cultivar Zhangliang chromosome 1A, Zo_v1.1, whole genome shotgun sequence, the DNA window CACGGATGATGTAGTCAGGGCAGTAGGAGTCATCTTGTTCAACCACACaatagtctagtcagtcggactcctACCTCATTCAACTAAATTTGAAGAAGTGATTAGTGATGCAAGAGATAATCAGAGGGGTCACATGGCACCAGAGGTCAATAGTCATGCTGAGGTGACGGTCAAAGTCAATGGAGAGTTGTTTCTTGATTCCACAATGCCTTGACTCTGAAGGAACCTCCGACTCTGAAGAGACCCCAACTCCAAATGGATCCTAGACTTCTTAAAAGGTTCCCGACTTCTAAAGAACCCCCAACTCCGAATGGGTCCTAGACTCCCCGAAAGATTCCTCGACTTCGAAGGGACCCCAACTCCCAAAAAGGTTCCTCGACTCCAAAGGGACTCAGACGCCCAGACTCCTTGAAATGTTCCTTGACTCCGAAGGGACCCCTGACTCTAAATGGATCCTAGACTTCTCGACTCCCTGAAAGATTCCCCAACTCTAAAGGAAAACCACTCGAAGACGAACGTTAGTTATCGCTCGCGGAAAATGTGAGTAACACCACTGTTTAGCCCGGAAGTCATGGGTAATGCCTTCATTTATTTTAGGAGACATAACATTAGCAGAAATTTTGAAACACGTGGAGAATATGGGACTACAATCGTCACTCTATAAAAAATAGCCCGATCCTAGGGCGCAGGTACACGTACACACGCATACAAACCTTAACTACTATTCTTCGTTCTCCTTCCTCCACCCCCATCAGAAACTCACTTAGCCATCGGAGTAGCTGCTGAGGAACCTCGACCGTTATTTTGACCTTCTCTCTATTTTTCTCTCCCCAAGTCCCAACGGTCCTTTCCCCAAGTCCTCATCATTGCTTGTCACTCGATAACTCAATCAACATCGACACTTACTCATCGGTGGCTCGTTTGTCGACGTTTTCAAGCGGGATCATATAGCAAGAGCAGCACGATGACAATTTATCACATGGATGATAGATAATTGGAAAAATGGATCACGAAGAGTGGAAAAGCAAGCAAACACTAACATAATCATTATACAGAAAAGATGTAGACTTAACAGAGAAAGCATGACTCCGACAAGCTCATATAGAGATTAGGCAACAACAAAGTCTTAGTCAATATAAAATTCCAAACCACAGATATATATAAAACACTTGCTAATTAAAACCCTTAACTTCTGACTCAAGAAGAACCTTTCGGCTACGGTACGAAATTAAAGCTCCCTAGTTCCGGTTCTTGCACTTCTCCATGGCCCTTGGAGCTGTAAGAGAATAATAATATTTCATTCAGAACACATATGACGCCATAATGAATTAGAAACAGAATTAAAGAAATTGGATCCTTTTTGGGTCAAATATTTGGAAATTATATATTTTAGCATTATGAAGATGACCAGAACTCACCGAGTCCAATTGCATCAGAACCCTTCATGATCCTCAATCTTCTGCAGGAGTCAGTGAACATCCTGGAATAGCAAAAGGCCAACAATGCAAAATTAACCTTTCAGAATCTGACAAATTTCAGAAACGACAGAGGTTGGTAATCTAAAGAAACATTAATGTCTTGGCCATTATAAAAATGTATTCAAAATACCTGAATCTCAATTTTATTTTCCAAGAGTTTCACGTGAACAAGGTAAACAACTGTAAATAGTCAACTTACTTCCATGGTACATCACCAACAAGCATCCAATCTCCATCCTTGTCTTCATAAGTAAGAACATATTCAGATCCATTTAAGAGAACCATCAACCTGCTCTCAGATAGACCATCTCTGGTTGGAATTCCTTGAGAACAAGAAGTATTATTTATATGCCACAATAGCCAGAAATATCATATCACGAGAAACATTAGAACGCAGTATATCTGATTTATCAAGATGGATAGGCTAGAGGAGATGTCAGTGTCCAGTAAAATAAGTCATCtgtcaaatataaatatatggaAGTGTAAGCTCTATAATAGTACTAGGTAGGAGGCCTTATGTATGATCATGTCTCTACGATGGGGTAGGGATCAAATCCCGATGAGCGCATGCTTCGGGAAAAAAACTCCTTCCACCCCTTTCCACTTGACGGTCGGGTATAAGCTGACCTTGTAATTTACTTTCCTTCACACAACCTAGGGACGAACTATTAAGAGCGTCCGGGATGAGCGTAATTACCTTTTGCTACAATATCTATGATATCCTTATTTATGGAATTCACCTATGTTCCATTCAGGTTACTATCCTGATGCACATATGATGATTAGGCTAAGACACTATAACTAAAGTTGATACATCTATTTTCTTAGTTCCATAGCCAATTACTTATCAAACAGGATGCTTGGTAATCAAAGATATCATACCATACCATACCAAGATGAGAGATTGagtaaaagaaaattaaggaTAATGTTAGAAATGTCCCAACTCAAGAATAACCAAGGACCATAGGCACTAAAGGAGGGGGAACCATTTATTTTAAGTTCGACGTAATATGAAAATAGCTGCTCCTTGGAAGATATAAAACAACAAAAAATGATTGGTTAGCAATAATTTAACTCTTTAATCTATCAGTTGTCGCCCAATTGTAATAGAGTTCAATGTCCAGAACAAGTGTGTTTACCATCAAATATTTAGAAGAGATTTAAGCTATAATTAACTGGTCATATTAAATGCAAGAGCAAATCTTTAATGGAGATTTCAAATGGGAGAAAGAGCTTACCAACGGTGAAACCACTGAACATCTTTTCAAGTGCCAAAGAAAGTTCTTTGTAGTCATTATAGGTTATCAAGTCAACTTTCCTAAGATAAGGAGCACCATCCATGCTAACCTTGACATAAAGACAACCCAACTCAGGTTTTCCATCCACTTCTTCTTTGTTCTTTGGTGGGTTAGTAGCCATTGTGTTCTTTCTGTAGCTCCGGATTGGTGGCCAACCAACAACCTGTGCCCTGTCACAGAACAAACTTAACTGTTAGATGATTGTCACCAATCAACAGACATTTGCATCAATATGGCATGCTCTCACATCGTTTCCAGAAAACACAAAGAAGATGATCAAATATTCCAAACCATATAGACCAGGAAAAAGCAACTACAGGGACATTCTTTCATAATTTTAACTTTGGGGTAAACAAGTTTTTCTACTAATTGGGTTCAAGGGAAATCATGATCGGCACAAACCAAGGCAGGTCAAAGATGCTCCGGAAGTTGGCGTAAGATTAAAAGAAAAGACTCAAATCAAATCAGataattaacaaaaaatgagGCAACAAAGCAAACAATACTGTTTTTTTAGCAAGTAcagcaaagaaaaaaatatatcagAACCGTATACAAGAACAAGGGGGAAGTTTTTTTTTCCCCAGAAACCAAAAGTTTTCCCTCTAGCAGCGAAGTGATGCAACTATTAGCTTATTTGGAACGATCAAGTTAATGGATTTGAACTTCCATTTACAATAGTGTAGATCTCTGCGACTGTGCTTAGTAAAAATTAGAGCTCTATTATCtcaaaaaaattgatttaaaattctAATCATAAATCATGGATTTGTGCTTGGCGATTCATGGGAATTCATAAAACCAAGAAGTCTGTTAAAAATTTATCAATAATATGTGATTGAAAAATGGAATTTCGCTTCTCATTTAATCACTAAAATTTAAACATGATGATTGATATTAAAATAACAAGACCACTTTTAATGTACCATATGGAATTGGATTCTTTTTCCAACAAGAAATGATACCCAACAAACCGTAGTAGAGTGATAAtcagaaaaggaggaagaaaaaaaaaatctcagttTATTCGACTTACTTTGCAGCAGGAGCAGTTTCACGCTGGTTTTCGTCAGAATTCCCCACAGAGAGCTTCGAGTCGTGGCCGGACACCTTCGTTCCGAGATCCTTGGAGGCACTCCCTAGCACAGCCGTCTTCCCGCAGCCAGCCCCATCCCTCCTGGGAGAGAACAAAGCGCTGCCGTTGGACATTTCCTTCTCAGATCCACCCCCACAAGCAGCTAAACCCCACTTCCCTGCTCCCGCATCCAAGGCGTCAGTGAATCCCCTCTTCCCGCCAGTGAAGAAGCTCTTCGGCGGAAGCAGCTCGAGAGTGAGGCCAACCTTGCCGTCTCGGTCGGGTGAGTCCGACCCAGGAAGGCCCAACCGAAGCTCCGTCTCCTTGAGGTTGAGAACCCCATCCTGCGAAGCGGCCGCCGCGGAGGGGCGCTCCGTGAGGGCGATGTAATCGTGCTCCAGAGGCAGTGGCATCAACCTCTGCGAAGGTCACCAGCGAGCATTAGCACACAAGGAAacgaaggagaagaaaagaagaagacagCAGGAGCAGAGAGCAGAGAGCAGAGAGCAGAGAGCGAGAAAGCAAAGGAGCGACCTTTGAGAGTTGAGTTTGGTATCTGCGTACGAGCAAAGAGAAGCTTGCCGTATTTTGTCTCCATTTATTTAGATCCAGAAACATGATAATTCTTTTAGATcccatttgtgttttttttttctcatgtctGATTTTATTTGTATTAGTTTGTACAGGCAAATTTTATTGAACGAACTTTTAAATATCTGGATAAACTAAGTTTAttaatatttaagtttattttttacatatatttttaataaatgaacataaataaatttcatttagctataaaattaataatacaacactaatttatatacttttaaataaaataaataacttatttaagtcATATTAAATTAGTCAATATCTGGATTCATACTTAAATATTAGTCATTACAACGACGGCCGATACCAGATAAATCTAATAACTGTTTctttcaaataaaaaattaatttaattttttatatcaaatattaaattgatgaaaataaatattatattagatcttaatcaaaatttaataaaaaatatattttctaactttatcaacatatttataaaaaaattttagctCGTGGTGTAGGactaaataaaattataacaatatatatttttaaaaaaaattaataaattttaaaattattttcatatgagaaaaaaagaatgtttatataattttattttagacttAACTAAAATTAGTTAATAAATGTTAGATTCTTAATATAAATAGTCAGATATAACCTATATAAAATTTAGATAAATtctaaataaaaatgaaatataaatttttaataaagaaTATATATGTGATGATACATATTAAAAATATCGAATAAAAATTAACatcgtgatatatatatatatatatatatatatatatatatataacatgtaaaataaattatgactaatattttaattttagaaatacaaTTAAAATGTCAATATAtgtaattattaaaaattatgtcAAATGATACTAGATATATTAGGGATGGAGTAGGGCTATGACAGACTATCTCTCCCTCAATGTTTTAGTGTCAGATGGGTAGAAGTAGGGCTGCAAATGAATCGAGccggctcgcgagcttttcgagccggctcgaaaaatattcgattcgtattcgaatttatcgaattcgagccgaactcgaacatgttcgaactttttttcgagccgaactcgagcccaaatgatattgttcgagccgctcgcgagccttaatatttattaatataagttaaatatatattaaataaataaatttcgagcctttcgaacatattttcgagcaataattcgaatagttcgcgaacatgttcgaatatttcgaaccgaactcgaacccgagccctaattcgaaccgaactcgaatcaaacattttgaatttttcgagcttcgaatcgagctcgaactcgaatatacttattttgagccgaattcgagccttaaatttttctgcatattcggctcgattcggTTCGTTTGCACCCCTAGGTAGGAGTATAAAAATAGATAAGTAAATGGGGACAACGGCATAGCCACCTCTACTTAATTTAAATACGTctttcactatatatatatatatatatatataacacatcATCTCAAtactaaaagaaaaatataattatatatatataacacatcATCTCAAtactaaaagaaaaatataattatatttagataaaaaatagctaaaaaaaccaatatatatatatatatatatatatatatatatatatatatatgttagtttttttagctattttttatctaaatataattatatttttcttttagtaTTGAGATGATGTGTTATATTCGTATTATCATATTGGGATGTTGTTTTCATGTCTATCCATGTCTTATAGATTTTTTCACCTAGATTTCTTGGTAATTTACTAAATAGTTGCTCTTCTAATTCtggattgtcacgcccccagaagagtccctgtccgagaaaatttcggcagcatctcccctgtacggcggacaatcaaaaattttctacaagcactaaatactcagccacaggcggctggaatcataacaataataaaaatcaatcaccacgcagtttatatatatattcagcctctggctgacacaaccacgcagtaataatactctgactcaaaaaccaccctactcaactacactcgtaaagctcaaaaccgacgaactcacctcttctgccaaccaggcaggcatgtagtagaataaaaaccaaatccaaatccatcgatataataaaatctatatcatgtccataagcaaaaaATCCAGAACGTAACataaagaaaccaaagaaaaccaaacatatcctggaggtctacaggaccagcactacgtgcagtgaggactagcgactggaactccctcctgacagcatcaacctgaaaatatcaacaatggaggcggggtgagtccaacactcagcaataTGCAAAgtaaacaacacctagcactaatcatgcgtgagtctcgataagaaagataagaatgcatctgaaataaacaggagaatattgtactaaccaggtcctgagtataaggtcaaacagtccagggataaggaaatcctgtatgcatgtcaaacataggtatccaaacaatatgcagcatgcagcaaacacaaacacaagcaataaatgcatcatgcatatgatgccaatgatgcgtcctggtcaccccgacgccacgatcatctcatacaaaagtgaggccgagtgggtagggctgtactgggtcgtcactactcccgatgagtgaccgagtggacggatctgttgtcggagtacacctatcctcctaccccaaatcatagataggggagcgcaatgctctcaactcccggtactcaaagacggggaggaatccctgccggataacacgttgtgtcacactacccatgagcggaccaacggtgcctaacagagtccctgctgcaacacactcagcctgaatcgaccactaacccatgagtggtggtgtgtgcagatccatgtaactggcgatgtgctcaataataatggagcggactatcgctgagcatgcaatcatgcaaatggtgcatggcactaaccacaagaatatcctgacctaatccacatatatataaaaatgcatcataggtcaacgaatccaaaacaatctaaaggtatacagaaggtataaaacctaggtcctgaacatggtcaagcatggcatatcactacccctataagcatgtataaacaggtaaaatatacctgagatgcaaaaccaatcaatcaatcaagcatgtaagatttgggtagtgattaaccgaaacagataagaaacacaattaatgcaacatgttaatttaattactaagcatatcaaatgacataagtcaaaagtacccgcctccaaaaatagaaaggtccaatctggtccgaatacgacgtcgagatgctcgtctcgcgtcaaagtcctgaaatACCGATatacagatattttatttagctaaaattcaaatgaattgctaaataaaattctcaacacaatttagggcaaaaccttgagtcataatcatcaacctacctaatttaacacatataatttagttactcaacatatattaaataactaaatcaaactactcactcaattaggaaaaaccctaattattgatcaaccttaactgataatcaattaacttatccacatcaagacctaaatccacaacgtTAAACCCAAAAACCTTACCTTTCACTGAAATCTAGGTTAACAACTATTGCTAATacagtttaaaaatcaaattacCAAATATATCAACACCTACACCTCACCTTATGCAGTAGTTAACTTAACACAAACCTTACCCAAATTTTCCGATGTCTCAACACTGCTCAAATCCTGGAGAACTTAATGCCGAGATCCGAAGAATCTGCTGTGAGAAATCAGGGACAAATACCACTGTTATCAGCCAACAATCCAACATAAGATCTCAAATCAACAATCATACATATTACCTCTTCCCTCCTACTGCCTGTGATGACCTAGGATCCGTCAAAGTTGCTGCTAGCACTTGACGGCTGACCGACcgatgctagggcacaaggacAGTGGCGAAAGGGGCACTGCTGTGCTGATTTCGTCCGAGAGGAAGACTCGGCTGTTCCAGGAGATGTcggacgctagggcacagggctAAGGTAGAAGCAAGAGACCTGCTCTGCTCGGCGATCGGAGATAGGGCTCGGCCAGCGGCACCGCAGGTGGTGACGCCGTCGGGTGGGTGTCGCGGCTGAGGCTAGGACACAGGAAGGCAGCGTCGATCGGCGGTGGCTGAGAAGAGAAGGGATTTGCCACAAACCTTATGCCAC includes these proteins:
- the LOC122020293 gene encoding auxin-responsive protein IAA17-like — protein: MGSKRIIMFLDLNKWRQNTASFSLLVRRYQTQLSKRLMPLPLEHDYIALTERPSAAAASQDGVLNLKETELRLGLPGSDSPDRDGKVGLTLELLPPKSFFTGGKRGFTDALDAGAGKWGLAACGGGSEKEMSNGSALFSPRRDGAGCGKTAVLGSASKDLGTKVSGHDSKLSVGNSDENQRETAPAAKAQVVGWPPIRSYRKNTMATNPPKNKEEVDGKPELGCLYVKVSMDGAPYLRKVDLITYNDYKELSLALEKMFSGFTVGIPTRDGLSESRLMVLLNGSEYVLTYEDKDGDWMLVGDVPWKMFTDSCRRLRIMKGSDAIGLAPRAMEKCKNRN